CGACAACATCATGGAATTTATTGTTATGATAAACAGGTGTATTGCTTGTATATCCAAGCTGTTCTTCAGCTTCCTGCATAGAAATTTCAACTGTGAAACGACTGCCTTTCCCTTTCTTGCTGTCTAAACGGATTGTTCCGCCAAGCATCGACACAATATTACGCATTATGGCAAGCCCAAGCCCGAAACCCTCCTTTGCGGCGGCATTTGATAGACGTTCAAACGCACCGAACGCTTGTTTCTGTTCCTCTTCTGTCATGCCTGTACCTGTATCTTCAACGACCAGTGTCAGAACTCCATTATCATATTCAGTAATCAAAGAAACACCGCCTTCTTCTGTGAACTTGACAGCGTTTGACAGCAGGTTATTCCCGATTTGTATTATTCGCTCTTTGTCGGTCAATACAATGGCATCGTGTCCAGTCTTCACGGACAAGGACAGCCCTTTGTTCACGGCAACAGGCATGAACTCCGTTTCAAGTGTGTGCGTGATTGCTGAAATCCGGCAGGGTGACAGACGGGGCTGTTCCTTGCCGTTGTCCAGGCGGAAGAAGTCAAGCAAAGTGTTAAGCATATCCCGCATACGGTCGGAGGATTGCAGTATGTTTTGGATATACTGCCCGGACTTATCCTCACACTGTTCTTTCCGTATCAGTCCGGCATAGCCTGTTATTGCTGTCAGCGGTGTGCGCAGTTCATGGGTGATAGTATGTACCGCCTTCTTCCTTGACGTTATCAGTGCCTCGTTCCGTTGTACGGATTGTTCCAGTTGCCTTATCAAATCAGTTGTCTTGTGCTTGTATTGTTTAATGCTTTTTGCATCACGATGTATGATGATGTAGGAAATTAACAACAATAGAAGAACGAATCCCATTAAACCGCCTACTTGCATAAATGACTTTTCACGCATGGCAACTATTTCGTTTTCCCGGCTTTGCAGTTCGGTTTGTACCTTTTCTTCTATTTGGCAAATCAATTCTTGCAGTTGTCTGTTAAGTTCTGCATTACGAGCTGCAAGGCTGTCGGCTTGTTCCGACAATTGGCGATCCTGCACTTTCTGTTCGCTGATTACGTTTCTATTGACCGAATGAAGGATAGTGGTTGATACTGCTGGAGTTACTTCCTTTTTTTTGCCGAATATGCCTAAGAAACCTTTTCGTTTTGGCTTTTTGGACTGTTCCTGCACACTTTTCTGTACAATAACCGGAATTTGATTGGCTATCTTCTTGTTAATAGATTGTTGTTCATCCATTAACCGGACTATCTGGAACATCTGTCGTTCCTTATCCTCTAAAAGACTGCGCACACTATCGATGCGCTCTGCTGGATAGGTGGCCTTGAAACGGCAGAGCATACTGTCCATTGCCATACGCCGTGCATGGTAATGCTCGATATCTTTATCGTTCCATTCCAGTATTGTTTCACCCAATAGAGAAAATTTTATCATTTGAATATTGATATTGTTTATTTCTTTTCGGAGCTCGTCTATTTTTTTATTGCCAAGTTCTAATGCTTCTATCTCCTGCCATTCATAGAGGCTATTATATGCCATACATCCGATAAGAATGGAGATAAGTATATATCCCAACCGTATTGCCTTATAGAAATTTCCTGACCGCTCCATTATTTTAATGACATTGATTTTTGGAACATGAATAAAAGTTTATCTTTTTCGTTCATGCGGATATTATCAGAATAACCGTCTTTTGTTATTTGATACCCACATGGCTTAACCATAAAAATGCCTAAGCCCTTAGTGTACGAACTTACTTCTGAGGCATAGTCTTTACTTGTATTTAATGGAACTTTCCCTTTAATATGACACCACTCATTATTACAACTGATGTCTTCAATCTCAGACATCAGTTTTTGCAAATCTGTAATAGCTTTGGAACTCGCTACTTGGGGTATCTGCAACTCAAAACAGAGCATCGGTTCGAGAATGTCCACACCTGACTGTTGCAAAGCCAGCCTGAAGACATAAGGGGTCAGCTGTCTGAAATCAGCAGGTGTACTTACCGGGCTATAATACTCGGCTTGAGTAAAAGTTACTTTCAGATCTGTCACTTCCCATCCATGTAAACCAGATTGGCAAGACATACGAATCCCTTCAAAAACGGCATTTTGAAAAGAATGGTTCAGATAACCATAGGAGATGTCACTTTCGATTTGCAACCCTGCCCCTAACGGTAAGGGTTCAAGAGTCAGCCCTATTGTGGCCCAGTAAGGGTTGGGTGGTACTTCGATCTGAATAATCTTATTGACCTTTTTTATAGGTCGTTCTTTGTAGATAGTCTTGATCTCATCAAAATGGACCTTTACGGAAAATCGTTCTTCCAGCAATGTCTGTATGATTTCCTTTTGGGTCAAACCATATAACGAGATTTCCAATTCATCACTATATGAGTTTATGGAAAAGGACAAAGACGGGTCTTCAATCCACAATGTATTCAGAGCGGATATCACCTTGCTTCTCTCTTCGGGCTTATTTGGCCGGACGGAGGATTTGAGAGCGGGATGCTGATGAGATAATCCTTGAATCAAACAAGGTTTAGCACCTAAATAATCTCCGATTCGAAAATCTTCTATATCTTCTACAATCGCGATATCATTGGCACCCACTTCATCAACATTTATCTCTCTGCCCTGATAAATAGTCTTTAGATTTTTAATCTTGATGAATTTTTCCGAATCGTTGATTCTTACAACGTCTCGAAGTCTCAGACTTCCGTCAATTATTTTAAGAAAACTTCTTTTATGCCCTTTGGGGTCATGCTCTATCTTATAGAGATAAGCTGAAAGTCTGTTTGAGACTGATGCCGGAGGAAGTATAAAAGAAGAAATGGCGTCCAACAACTCATTGATACCGATATTGAACATTGCTGATCCATGTAGCACCGGATAGACTTTGGCTTTTGCCACAAGAGCGATTATCGTATTCCAATAATCAGCCGGTGAAATTTCGCTATCCGCCAAATATCGTTCTAATATATCGTCGTCATGGTTGCATACAAATTCTTTGTATTCTTCCTTTATATATGTTTGGGAGCAAACCGGATAAACCGATCCATCGACAACAGTTTGCATAAACAGGACATCTTGCGACAGATTTGTTTTTATATCCATATACAAACGCTCCAAATTCACACCGGCACGGTCAATCTTATTGATAAATATAATTGTCGGGATTTGCAGCTTTTGTAAAGTACTGAACAGCAACTTTGTCTGCGCTTGTATGCCTTCCTTTGCGGATAAGATGAGGACTGCTCCATCAAGCATTTTGAATGTCCGCTCCACTTCCGCAATAAAATCCATGTGTCCCGGAGTGTCAATGATATTGCATTTCACTCCATTCCAGATAATAGATGTCGTAGAAGCCCGGACAGTAATTCCTCTACGTTTCTCTATATCCATAGAGTCCGTTATGGTGTCACCATTATCCACACGGCCGCACTTTTCCGTTGCTCCACTGGCAAACAGCAGATTCTCGGTTACGGAAGTTTTTCCTGCATCAATGTGAGCAAGAATTCCTAAATTTATAATATTCATTTGGATTAAGCAATAATATACTACAGTAGATGCATTGTCGAAACGCACCTTTTAATACCTCCTCGTAGCATATGAGAACTACAGGATTACTAACTCGTATTAATATGTATATTATTACTGCCGCATAACGATTACAAAATTACACAAAAAAATATATCTAACAAAAGTGGGAGGATTTTTTAACTTTTTACCATAGACATTTTATTAGGGAAGCGTAGGTTCAACTGGCAAGTACAAATAAGTAGAAATGTTTGAACAACACCGTTTTAGGAAGTTGAAAAATCAAGTTTCTCTCTCGGTATAGCGTTTATTTTGGCCAATATCTTCTTTAGTTTAGCATTTGTGTATTTCCCATTCGTGTTCTATTTAGCTCCTTATTATGAGTATGTAGCAAGTTACTTATCAAATTCAGCCTCTTTGAGGGTCAAATATGGTTTTGCAAATGGTGACTGACAAGACATAAACAAGGTCAGCAGGAATTTTTTACATAAATGGACATGAATGTATATAACCTAAAATAAGAATAAATTTTAATAAGGGCTGCCCAAAAAGAAAAAAATGCAGTTGCCATCCTATAGATACTTGCAGAAAGGATAAAATTTACTTTTAGACCTTTTGGGATAGCCCTTATTAATACTTCAGATAAAATTCCTTAGGTTATATTTTCAATCCTTTGGACCGGGTTTCCTCCTTGGCATACAGTCCCGGACGCCCGATTATGACATGGTTGGCAACGATACTATCCGCCGGACTGCGTATCTGCGGCGGTGCATTTTCGGGATATTGCGCCTGCCTGTTCCTCACATCTTCCGCTTCCGGCTTGAGCTGTTGCCCTTCATTCTCCTTTTCTGCGACTTCGGGCGTGGGTGGCGCAAGCTCCAGCTGAATTTTTCGGTCAAGGGCGGCAAGTTCGGACTTCAACTGCTTCAGCTCGTCCTCCTTCTTCCACACCTTACCCGCTATCTCCTGTAACTGCGGTATCTCCATCTCCAGCACCTCGTTCTTCGCCTTGTACTGGTCGATGATGGAGGGTATCCTCTCCATCGCGTTGAGGAAGTTGCGGGCGGCGGCCAACGGGTCAGCCATCGCCAGATGCCCGTTGTTGTAGGTGTACTTGTAGTTCCCCTCGACCACGAAGCGGTTGTCGGTGAACTCCAATCCCTCTTTGAGTATCCTTTCGCTCACCACCTTTATCGGAAAACCGTAAAGTTCACCGACCTGCGTGTACAACCCTCCGGTCGTGGCATTCTTGGCTATCTCCTGCAAACGCTTTCCGATGACCTTCTCATCGGCGGAATCCACTCCGTCCACCTTTATTATATTAAGGCGGTTGCCCTCCTTGTCGGTCTGCACCACCGACAGGAAGCGGTTCCAGTCCTCCGTCATGGCATCTATGAAAGCCGTGTTGTTGCGCAACTCGCCGGTCTTTGACTCCAGCTTGAACTCCGAATCACGCTTGCCCTTGTTGAACGACTTGCGTTCCCCTTCGAGCGATGCGATCCGCTTTTCCAGTTTCGCCTTGTCCAACAGGTCGGTATTGCCGGAGAGCAACGCCATGTATTCCGAGAAATTCATGCCCGATTTTTCGTCCATTGCCCCCTCGTCGATGGTACGCGCACCCATCGCACCGCTTTTGAGCTGGCTTATGAAAGTCTGCTTGCAGTGCAGGAGGTTGAACTTGTAGCTGTCCAGTGACTTCTCCACCGCGTAGATGATTACATCCACGTTGTTCCCGGCGAAATGTTTGGCAATCTCATTACCTGCCCTAACTCCGCGTCCGTCACGCTGTTGCAAGTCGGACGGTCGCCACGGCGTATCGAGATGATGGATAGCCACACACCGTTTCTGGGCGTTCACACCCGTTCCGAGCATAGAGGTAGAGCCGAACAGCACACGCACCGTCCCGGCGTTCATGGCGTCTATCACCGCCTTCCGCGCCTTGTCGGTCTTGCACTCCTGAATGAAGCGCACCTCGCTTGGCGGTATACCGTAGTCCTCCGTCAGTTTGCGCTTGATTTCCGAATAGACGTTCCACCCGTCGCCCGGCTGGTATGTCCCCAAATCAGAGAAAACGAACTGCGTGCCTTTCTGGGCGTCGTATTTTTGATAATACTCCGCGATCATCTTGGCACAGTGACTCGCTTTGTTGTCGGGATGATCTTCGTAATTCGGGTCTATCATGCGCATGTCGAGTGCCATTTTCCGGGCATAGTCCGTGGCGATGAGCATCTTCGCCTTTTCTTCCGTTTCCGAAAGCGGCAGCCTGCCCAACAAGGTGGCATCGCCCGTCTTGGCGAACTGCATCAGTTTCTGTATGAAGTCCTCCTGTTCCGGCGTGGGCGGTATATGGTGCAGTATCTCGTTCTTGGCAGGACGGTCAACGCCCACATCCTCCGCCGTGCGGTAGTCCGTGATTTCATTATAGAAGGCGGCAAGCTCCGGCACTTTGATGAAGTAGCGGAAACGCTCCTTCTGGACCACATTGTTCGTCACGTTAAATTCAAAATCCGTCGTCTTCTTGGCAAATATCGCCGCCCAAGCGTCGAAACACCTTATGTCCTGCCGTTCCAGCTCCTTCGGGCGCAGGTACTTGAACAGCAGGTACAATTCAGTCAGTGAGTTGCTGATAGTCGTGCCGGAGAGGAAGGTCGCACCCAAGTCTTTTCCTGTGCGCTCCTGTATGGTGCGTATGGCAAAGAGCATGTTAAGTGCCTTCTGGCTTCCCTCGCTGTTTCCCAATCCCGCCACACGGTCGTGGCGCGTGTTGAAAGTCAGATTCTTGAACTGGTGGCTCTCATCTATGAAGATGTGGTCGATGCCCATCTGCTTGAAATCCACCACGTCGTCCGTGCGTGACTTTATGGCGTGTTCCACCTTCTCCAGCTTCGCTTCAAGGTTGTGCTTGCGCTTCTCCAATCCTTTCAGCATCGCCCGCGACACGTTCTTTCCCTGCTGCCGTAGCACTTCGAGGTTTTCCTCCACCGTGTCAAGCTCTGCTTGCAGGATGCGCTGCTGCAATTCCGGCGACTGCGGTATCTTGCCGAACTGGTCGTGCGACATGATGACGCAATCGTAGTCGTTGTTCTTTATATTATTGAAGAAGCGCACACGGTTGGCGGTCGAAAAGTCCTTCTCCGAAGCGTACAGAATACGTGCGTTGGGATATGCCGCCTGATAGGTGGCTGCAATCTCCGCAACGTTGGCTTTCAGCCCGATAATCATCGGCTTGTGTGCCAAATTCAGACGCTTCATCTCATGCGCGGCGATGCACATTATCAGCGTCTTACCGGTTCCCACCTCGTGGTCGCAAATTCCGCCGCCGTTCTGTTTCAACATCCAGACGCAATCCATCTGTGAGGGATAGACGCTCTTGATACCCCGGCTTGCCAGCCCTTTCAGGTTGAGGTCGGGAAAGGTCTGATGGGAGCCGTCGTAGCGCGGGCGCACGAAACAGTTGAACTTGCGGTTATACATCGTCACAAGCCGCTCCTTGAACTGCGGCGACTGCTCTTCGAGCCATTCGGAGAAGCCGTTTCGTATCTCGTCAATCTTGGCGTTGGCGAGTTGTATTCCCTCGCTGTCGCGCATCTTGATGTCGTTGCCATGCTCGTCCTTGCCGATGGACTTCATCATGTCAGGGCAGGTGTTGTGCAGGGCGTGTTTTAGGAGGTGCATACCGTCATAGTTCCGGTAATACCCCTTCACCAGAAACTCGTCCGTGATTTTCATGGTGCGGTAGCCGCACACCACCGAAAACTCGTCCATGCTTGCGGAATAGGCGATTTTCACCTCCGTGTCGAACAGCCGGCTCATGTAGGCGGCATAGACACCCGTCGGAATCCAGCGTTCCCCGAAATTGAAGTCCAGATCCTCGAAGGCGATGCGCTGCGGCTCGGCATCTTTCAGAGCCTCCAACGCCTGCTTCACCTCCGGCATACGCTCATTTTCGGGATTGTCACCCATCCATGCCTCTATGCGTTCCGCTTTCTCTATGACATTTCCGGCGATGAAACGGTCTTTGATTTCGTAACCGGTCACGAGCGGATTGTAGTAGATGCGCCCTTGCAGGGCAGTGAGCAAATCCTCCGCCGTGCTGTCGGTTATCTCCCGCATATAGTCGAGATTGACCGTACCATATTTGTTGAGCGACGCAGACAGGGCTTCTTCGGGAGAGCCTACGTTGGCATGGCTCTCCACCGCGAAGGAAACAGGATGCTCGAAGATGTCCGCCTTGACGAACTTTCCGTTTTCCATCCGTTCCAGCGAAAGGATGTCGCGCCCGCCCGCATCCATCATCACTAACTTCACGTTCTGCTTGGCGTTGAGGTTGCCGTAGCGCATGACAAACTCATCGTAACAGGTATTCAGATGCTCTCGCCACGGAACATTTGCCTCGCGCCGGAGCGATTCATAACGGTACAGACGCTCGTAGGCGTCACGCAGCGACACATACAACAACGCCTTTTCCTTCTGGTATCCTTTCAGGTCGAGCGGCTGGAATGTCGCCCCGTATGGCGTGATGTCTTTCAGGTAGCCGATGTTATGACGCCCCCGGTCAGCCACCAGCGACCCTTCGCGCAGGTGCATCTCCGGCGTGCGGTGGTAGGCACGCGGAGAAAGGTCCACGACTTCCTCCTTCGGCTTTTCCGCTTCGATGTCGGGGAAAAGG
The Prevotella melaninogenica DNA segment above includes these coding regions:
- a CDS encoding hybrid sensor histidine kinase/response regulator; amino-acid sequence: MERSGNFYKAIRLGYILISILIGCMAYNSLYEWQEIEALELGNKKIDELRKEINNINIQMIKFSLLGETILEWNDKDIEHYHARRMAMDSMLCRFKATYPAERIDSVRSLLEDKERQMFQIVRLMDEQQSINKKIANQIPVIVQKSVQEQSKKPKRKGFLGIFGKKKEVTPAVSTTILHSVNRNVISEQKVQDRQLSEQADSLAARNAELNRQLQELICQIEEKVQTELQSRENEIVAMREKSFMQVGGLMGFVLLLLLISYIIIHRDAKSIKQYKHKTTDLIRQLEQSVQRNEALITSRKKAVHTITHELRTPLTAITGYAGLIRKEQCEDKSGQYIQNILQSSDRMRDMLNTLLDFFRLDNGKEQPRLSPCRISAITHTLETEFMPVAVNKGLSLSVKTGHDAIVLTDKERIIQIGNNLLSNAVKFTEEGGVSLITEYDNGVLTLVVEDTGTGMTEEEQKQAFGAFERLSNAAAKEGFGLGLAIMRNIVSMLGGTIRLDSKKGKGSRFTVEISMQEAEEQLGYTSNTPVYHNNKFHDVVAIDNDEVLLLMLKEMYSQEGIHCDTCTDAAALMEMIRQKEYSLLLTDLNMPDINGFELLELLRSSNVGNSPTIPVVVATASGSCNKGELLAKGFAGCLFKPFSISELMEVSDRCAIKATPDGKPDFSALLSYGNEAVMLEKLITETEKEMQAVRDAAKEKDLQKLDSLIHHLRSSWEVLRADQPLNVLYGLLRGDALPDGEALSHAVTAVLDKGVEIIRLAEEERRKYEDE
- the tet(Q) gene encoding tetracycline resistance ribosomal protection protein Tet(Q), whose product is MNIINLGILAHIDAGKTSVTENLLFASGATEKCGRVDNGDTITDSMDIEKRRGITVRASTTSIIWNGVKCNIIDTPGHMDFIAEVERTFKMLDGAVLILSAKEGIQAQTKLLFSTLQKLQIPTIIFINKIDRAGVNLERLYMDIKTNLSQDVLFMQTVVDGSVYPVCSQTYIKEEYKEFVCNHDDDILERYLADSEISPADYWNTIIALVAKAKVYPVLHGSAMFNIGINELLDAISSFILPPASVSNRLSAYLYKIEHDPKGHKRSFLKIIDGSLRLRDVVRINDSEKFIKIKNLKTIYQGREINVDEVGANDIAIVEDIEDFRIGDYLGAKPCLIQGLSHQHPALKSSVRPNKPEERSKVISALNTLWIEDPSLSFSINSYSDELEISLYGLTQKEIIQTLLEERFSVKVHFDEIKTIYKERPIKKVNKIIQIEVPPNPYWATIGLTLEPLPLGAGLQIESDISYGYLNHSFQNAVFEGIRMSCQSGLHGWEVTDLKVTFTQAEYYSPVSTPADFRQLTPYVFRLALQQSGVDILEPMLCFELQIPQVASSKAITDLQKLMSEIEDISCNNEWCHIKGKVPLNTSKDYASEVSSYTKGLGIFMVKPCGYQITKDGYSDNIRMNEKDKLLFMFQKSMSLK
- a CDS encoding N-6 DNA methylase produces the protein MAFNRKQKLRDNIEAIRTAFILDRENRTATTEERAILQRYCGFGGLKCILNPAKELTDAVRWAKSDLELFAPTVELHRLIRENSKDETEYKRFVDSLKASVLTAFYTPKEITDTIADVLADYSVRPARMLEPSAGVGVFVDSMLRHSPNADVMAFEKDLLTGTILRHLYPDQKMRTCGFEKIERPFNNYFDLAVSNIPFGDIAVFDAEFQRSDSFGRRSAQKTIHNYFFLKGLDAVRDGGIVAFITSQGVLNSTKTSVRNELFSQANLVSAIRLPNNLFTDNAGTEVGSDLIVLQKNLSKKEMSQDERLMTVIQTDTKTALTDNAYFIHHPERIVHTMAKLDTDPYGKPAMVYLHEGKAAGIAGDLRRMLDEDFHYRLAMRLYSGSIRQAGTEEKVAVQNKVERPAIKLETVSSAQTVETPTEKPQPADEKPEIEPRPQYSAGVQLTLLDLWGMTEEVSQPKTSKKKKTVKKAVTAKSTPPKPKVTVTPTAPTAKPAMENKEVKAENTAKPADPDDIYATLDWDTNPPINGFYEMMMGLTPERRKELRELARQHNEKQVAEKTEVKAVPETSREQPRQEETQPEAVAAPAVTDTPSEAVGTFLFPDIEAEKPKEEVVDLSPRAYHRTPEMHLREGSLVADRGRHNIGYLKDITPYGATFQPLDLKGYQKEKALLYVSLRDAYERLYRYESLRREANVPWREHLNTCYDEFVMRYGNLNAKQNVKLVMMDAGGRDILSLERMENGKFVKADIFEHPVSFAVESHANVGSPEEALSASLNKYGTVNLDYMREITDSTAEDLLTALQGRIYYNPLVTGYEIKDRFIAGNVIEKAERIEAWMGDNPENERMPEVKQALEALKDAEPQRIAFEDLDFNFGERWIPTGVYAAYMSRLFDTEVKIAYSASMDEFSVVCGYRTMKITDEFLVKGYYRNYDGMHLLKHALHNTCPDMMKSIGKDEHGNDIKMRDSEGIQLANAKIDEIRNGFSEWLEEQSPQFKERLVTMYNRKFNCFVRPRYDGSHQTFPDLNLKGLASRGIKSVYPSQMDCVWMLKQNGGGICDHEVGTGKTLIMCIAAHEMKRLNLAHKPMIIGLKANVAEIAATYQAAYPNARILYASEKDFSTANRVRFFNNIKNNDYDCVIMSHDQFGKIPQSPELQQRILQAELDTVEENLEVLRQQGKNVSRAMLKGLEKRKHNLEAKLEKVEHAIKSRTDDVVDFKQMGIDHIFIDESHQFKNLTFNTRHDRVAGLGNSEGSQKALNMLFAIRTIQERTGKDLGATFLSGTTISNSLTELYLLFKYLRPKELERQDIRCFDAWAAIFAKKTTDFEFNVTNNVVQKERFRYFIKVPELAAFYNEITDYRTAEDVGVDRPAKNEILHHIPPTPEQEDFIQKLMQFAKTGDATLLGRLPLSETEEKAKMLIATDYARKMALDMRMIDPNYEDHPDNKASHCAKMIAEYYQKYDAQKGTQFVFSDLGTYQPGDGWNVYSEIKRKLTEDYGIPPSEVRFIQECKTDKARKAVIDAMNAGTVRVLFGSTSMLGTGVNAQKRCVAIHHLDTPWRPSDLQQRDGRGVRAGNEIAKHFAGNNVDVIIYAVEKSLDSYKFNLLHCKQTFISQLKSGAMGARTIDEGAMDEKSGMNFSEYMALLSGNTDLLDKAKLEKRIASLEGERKSFNKGKRDSEFKLESKTGELRNNTAFIDAMTEDWNRFLSVVQTDKEGNRLNIIKVDGVDSADEKVIGKRLQEIAKNATTGGLYTQVGELYGFPIKVVSERILKEGLEFTDNRFVVEGNYKYTYNNGHLAMADPLAAARNFLNAMERIPSIIDQYKAKNEVLEMEIPQLQEIAGKVWKKEDELKQLKSELAALDRKIQLELAPPTPEVAEKENEGQQLKPEAEDVRNRQAQYPENAPPQIRSPADSIVANHVIIGRPGLYAKEETRSKGLKI